A window of Corallococcus macrosporus DSM 14697 contains these coding sequences:
- a CDS encoding amidohydrolase family protein, with amino-acid sequence MATDSDADVPVPCLATAPTWRDAGITLPMPGLHDSEGPRLPDSLPPVVDAHVHLFPDRVFEAVWRWFDRYGWPIRYKLHTRQVVSFLLSRGVQRVVALHYAHRPGMARALNAYVAEVAREEPRVLGLATVLPGEPEATAVLEEAFAAGLRGVKIHCHVQCFAPDAPHLHEVYAACAKAGRPLVMHAGREPSSPHYHCDTYALCAAERVERVLKDHPTLKLCVPHLGADEFDAYARLLERHDNLWLDTTMALAGYFPVPLPRRALEVRPERILYGTDFPNLPYAWDRELRTLLGMKLDDAVLAGILGQNALQLYGA; translated from the coding sequence ATGGCCACCGACTCCGACGCCGACGTGCCCGTCCCCTGCCTGGCCACCGCCCCCACGTGGCGGGACGCCGGCATCACCCTGCCCATGCCCGGCCTTCACGATTCAGAAGGCCCCCGCCTGCCGGACAGCCTGCCGCCCGTGGTGGACGCGCACGTCCACCTCTTCCCGGACCGGGTGTTCGAGGCGGTGTGGCGCTGGTTCGACCGGTACGGCTGGCCCATCCGCTACAAGCTGCACACGCGCCAGGTCGTGTCCTTCCTCCTGTCACGGGGTGTCCAGCGGGTGGTGGCGCTGCACTACGCCCACCGGCCGGGCATGGCCCGCGCGCTCAACGCCTACGTGGCGGAGGTGGCCCGGGAAGAGCCCCGCGTGCTGGGGCTCGCCACCGTGCTCCCGGGTGAGCCGGAGGCGACGGCGGTGCTGGAGGAGGCCTTCGCCGCGGGCCTGCGGGGGGTGAAGATTCACTGCCACGTCCAATGCTTCGCCCCTGACGCGCCGCACCTTCACGAGGTGTATGCCGCGTGCGCGAAGGCGGGCCGTCCGCTCGTCATGCATGCGGGGCGGGAGCCCTCCAGCCCCCACTACCATTGCGACACCTACGCGCTCTGCGCCGCCGAACGGGTGGAGCGTGTGCTGAAGGACCATCCCACGCTGAAGCTGTGCGTGCCGCACCTGGGCGCGGACGAGTTCGACGCCTACGCGCGGCTGCTGGAGCGCCACGACAACCTCTGGCTGGACACCACCATGGCGCTGGCGGGGTACTTCCCCGTGCCCCTTCCCCGCCGCGCGCTGGAGGTCCGGCCCGAGCGCATCCTCTACGGCACGGACTTCCCCAACCTCCCCTACGCGTGGGACCGGGAGCTGCGGACCTTGCTGGGGATGAAGCTGGATGACGCGGTGCTCGCGGGCATCCTGGGGCAGAATGCACTCCAGCTTTACGGAGCGTGA